CGGCGCGGCTTCCCGCGTGGATGGTTTCGCCGCGGGCTCCGAGACCTCCGCCCGCCCCGGCCCTGCCCGCGGGGCCCCGGCTCCTGTCCCCGGTGCCGGAGGCCTCGCTCGCCAAGGCCCGCGAGATCTGCGGCGACGACCACACCGTCCCCCTGCACCATGAGTGTCATGGAGACACGTGCACGCTGCTGGTCACCCGAGCGGGAACGGACGAAGGGAATTGCGACGGCTTCGTGTGTCCGGTCGTGCTGAAGAACGGCCAGGTGCGTTCTCTTGCGGTAGACCAGGACCTGTCGGTCTTCGAGGAGGTGACCTCGACCGAGTATGTCTTCACCTCTTGCGATGGCCCCTATGGCTCGCGGGGAAGCCGCGTGAGCTTCTCCCGTCTGCGGCCAGACGTCATGGCGTTCACCCCGACGCAAGGGCTGCACGTGAATGGAGCAGAGCCGTATCCGGTGCGGCAGGCGGCCACCATCAAGGCCGCACGGGCACTTGCCCCCACGGCGCATGCGGACACGCGAATCCACATCCCGTGGGGATCGGACGCCTGGCGCGATGAGCGGGACCTGGCGCTCGCCTGGCAGGTGATGCGCGTCGGAGAGGCGCTGTGGCTGCACGCCAAGGTGGATGATGACGTCGTCGTTCCCTTCACCCAGAACGCCGCCGGGCGGGACTCGGACCACCTGGAGCTCTCCGTGTCGCCCGGTTCCGCAACCTTCAAGCTGGGCGTGCTCCTGGAGCCCGGTGGCAAGCTCCAGGTGCGCCGCTGGCAGAAGTGGGTGGAGACGGCGATGAAGGAGGAGGACGAAGCCTTCGACGGCGCGGAAGGCAGCTGGCGTCGGAACCGGGGGGGCTACGAGGTGGACCTGCGTCTGCCACTGACCGCCGTGCGCGCCCCCCAATCACCGCTCCGCACGGGCCTGTCTGTCTTCGTCTCCGACGCGGACCAGGCCGGCAAGCAGGAGACGCTGATGGGACACCAGGGCACCCTGTACTTCTGGTCGGAGTACCCGCCGAGCGTCGAGGAGTACCGCCGGGCCCACTGAGCCCGCTGCGTCTCAGGCCCCTTCGTGGCCGCCGAGCGACGTGTCCCAGAAGTGCGCTTCGACCTTGTGGCCGTCCGGATCCCTCACGAAGCAGCCGTAGTAGGGCGGGCCATACAGGGGGCGCGGGCCGGGGGCGCCGTCATCGGTGGCTCCCGCCTTGAGGGCCGCCTGATGGAAGGCGTCCACCGCCTGCTTCGACGTGGCGATGAAGCAGAAGTGCGTGCCATTGCCCACGGTCGCGGGCTTCCCGTCGATGGGAGTCTGGACCCAGAACTCCGGGAACTGGCGGCCGTAGGCCACCGCGTTCGGGAAGTCCAACACCCGCCGGCAGCCCAGCGGAGTGAGGACCGCGTCGTAGAATGCCACGGCGCGCGCGAAGTCGTTCGTGCCAATGGAGACGTGGGACAGGATGCTCGGGTTCTCGTCGCTCATGGCGGCATGGATAGCATGCGCCGCCTCTTGCTCCTCAAGGGCTGACCGAGGCTCCCCCGGCCTTCCCGAATCGGAGGGCCGGGGGAACGCGTGTACGGACCGCGCTCAGTTGTTCTGGAGGCTGTCCATCGAGGGGCAGTAGGTCGCGTACCCGTGGCCGGAGACGGCGGCGCCGTTCTCGTAGGCGGCGTTCACGTCGAAGGCCACGAAGTGCTTCGCGGGAGGAGGCGTCCCGGCCTTGATGCAGCTGGGGCAGAGCGAGGCCGCCACGGGCGTGAAGGTGAGGCCCGTGTCGCTAGCGGCATACTCCGGCATGAGCGCGCCATCGAAGTCGAACAAGTACGATATCGGTCCACCCGCCGTGGAGCCTGTCTGCGGGGTTGTGTCCACCGGTACCTTCACCAGTTCGAGGGTGGCGATCTGCGGGGGGAGTGGCGCTGTCAGAGACGGGCACTCATCCGTCTCGCCGTTGCTGAGCTCGAACACCAGCCTCCACGGGTCCGCGGCGTTCGTCGGCTCCACGTAGCCGAAGTAGGCGTGGTTCAGGGCCACCTGGTTCTCGTCCCACTGGGCCGTGACGGTGGTGTCCTGGCACGTGCCCTCGCAAGTGCCGAAGGGTTCGGTGCCTGCATCCGTGCTGGTGCCCGCATCGGGAGTGGTGCCCGCGTCCGGCTCAGTGCCTGCGTCCGGTTCGGTGCCTGCGTCCGGTTCGGTGTTCTGGAGGCGGTCGAACGAGGGGCAGTAGGTGGCGTACCCGTGGCCGGAGATGGCGCCGTTCGCGTAGGTGCCGTCCACATTGAAGGCCACGAAGTGCTTCGCGGGAGGCGTCCCGGCCTTGATGCAGCTCGGGCAGAGCGAGGCCGCTACGGGCGTGAAGGTGAGGTTCGTGCTTTGAGCGGAAGGAGGCCATGAGGAGAGGAGCTCGCCATCGAAGTCGATCAGCGTCGCGGTCGGTCCCCCCGCCCCCGAGGAGCCCACCTCCGGCGTCGTGTCCACCGGCACCCTCACCGAGAAGACGTTGACGAGCTGCGGAGGGGGCGGCGAAGTCTCGGACGGGCACTCACCCGTCGAGCCGTTGTTGATCTCGAGCCACAGTGTCCACGGGTCCCCGGCGTTCGCCGGCTCCTCGTAGCCGAAGAAGGCGTGGGGCAGGACGCGCTGGTTCCCGTCGATCTGAACCGTGACGGCGGTGTCCTGGCACGTGCCCTCGCAGGTGGTGAAGGGGTCGGTGCCTGCATCCGTGCTGGTGCCCGCGTCGGGAGTGGTGCCTGCGTCCGGCTCAGTGCCCGCGTCGGGCTCGGTGCCTGCGTCGGGCTCAGTGCCTGCGTCCGGCTCGGTGCCTGCGTCGGGCTCAGTGCCTGCGTCCGGCTCGGTGCCCGCGTCCACTTCGGTGCCCGCGTCCACTTCGGTGCCCGCGTCCACTTCGGTGCCCGCGTCGGGCTCGGTGCCTGCGTCGGGCTCGGTGCCTGCGTCGGGCTCCGTGCCAGCGTCAGACTCGGTGCCCGCGTCCACTTCGGTGCCCGCATCGGACTCGGTGCCCGCGTCCACATCAGTGCCAGCGTCAGACTCGGTGCCCGCGTCCACTTCGGTGCCCGCGTCCACTTCGGTGCCCGCGTCAGACTCGGTGCCCGCGTCCACTTCGGTGCCCGCGTCGAACTCGGTACCTGAGTCGGGCGGGGGGCCTGCGTCGGGTCTGGTGCCCGCATCCGACGGGGTATCGCCGTCATCGGAGCCACACGCAGAAAGGGTAGGTACGACCGCGAGGGAGAATATCAACAGGGAGAGAATCGGATGTCGCAGGGTCATGCCGCGGATTGTCACGGGTTCCGTGACGAGAAGCGAGCCGGCTTGTCCCTCCGCGTCATCGCCCCTTGGCGACAAGCCTGGATTGACCCCAACCCGCGATCTTCGGTCCGGTGTGGAGACGGCAATGGGAAGAGCGGGAGGCACTGCCGTGCGAGGCCCCGAGCGCGCGCGGCCGCAGGCATCCGGCTGAAACCGTTTTCGCTCCTCATGGGCCCCCACTATCCTGTGTGGCCGAGAAGCCCGGCATCGTGGCTGTCCGTGAGTTCCCGGCCAGCCGCGCGCTGTCTACCCAGGAGACGACATGACGCGCGAGTACCCCCAGGAGCAGTTGCTGGCGTTCGTCCAGGCCATGGCCAACGTGGCGGCGAGCGACGGCCGCATCACCGAAGAGGAGCGCCAGCAGCTCGATGAGGTGGTGCTGAACATCGGCCTGTCGCCCCGCGACCCGCAGGTCGCCGCGCTCATCGAGGCGGAGTTCCAGAAGCCCGGCCGGCTCGCCGACATCGTCGGCAAGATTGAAATCCGCGAGCTGCGCGCCTCCCTGCTGCGCATGCTCGTCGAAGTGGCGTGCGCCGACGGAGAGCTCGCGACCGAGGAGCGCGCGTCGGTGAAGGAGGCCGCCACCGCCTTCGGTTACGACGCCGCGGTCGCCGACGAGCTCATCAACTGGACGCTCGACTCCATCAAGCTCGACCAGCGCGAGCGCGACATCATGTCGAAGCTGCTCTGAGAGAGCGCCTGAGCGGCGGCGAGCTCAGTGGCGGCTGTACCCTCCGACGTCCACCATCTCGCCGTTGGCCGCCACCACGCGCAGCCGGCTGAAGCCCCAGACATCGTCGGTGCGGACGGCCTTCACCTCCAGCCGGCCGTCCTGCCTGCTACCCCGATATGCGATGTCCGTGGAACGCCTCCTGAGCGTGTCCAAGGCACGGCGAAACCTTCGCCAGACAGACGGCGACCCGCTCCTTACGGTCCGCGCGCGTAGCGCAGGTCCTGGCCGTAATAGGCGATGTGGGCCCGGCCGGAGGCATCCAGCGTCAGCGCGGAGTTCGCGCCACCGACTCCACTTGCGTCCACGGTGGTGAGCTCCCAGGCGGTGCCGCTCCAGCGCGCGTACTTCAGGTTGTGGCGCGTGAGGTCCTCGTAGCTGATGTGCGGGCGGCCCTGCGCATCGAGTGCCAGCGCGGGGGTGCCTCCCACGTCATCGGCGGTGTCCACCTGTTGGAGGCTCCACGCGCTGCCCGTCCAGCGCGCGTACTTGAGGTCCTTGTTCGTCGCATCGCGGTAGGCGATGTGCGGGTGGCCCTGCGCGTCGAGCGCCAACGAAGCGTCGCGCCCCACGTCCGCGCTCGCGTCCACCGTCTCGAGCGTCCAGCCCGTGTCGCCCTTCACCGCGTGGATGAGGGCCTTCTTGTTCATGTCGTAGTAGGCGAGGTGCGGAATGCCGTCGCGGCCCACCGCCACCGAAGGCGCACCGCCGTAGGAACCCGGCGCGTCCACGCGGTCCCGCCTCCACTCCCCGGAGTCGTCGCGCGCGTAGCAGAGCAGCTCAGCGGTGTGGAAGTAGTTGACCAGGTCGATGGTGCACACCAGCGGCTCGTTCGTGGGGCCCAGGCCCATCGCCAGCTGGCTCGCATTCACCACCGGGTAGGTGGGCGCGGCCACCTCGTCCCGCCAGCGCCCCGCGTCCCAGGACAGGAGGGTGGGAACCTCGTTGCTGGAGGAATAGATGTACACACGCATCGTGGCGGCGGCGCGCAGCTGCCCCGTGCTCGTGCGCGCCAGGGCCACGTTGCTGGAGAGGACGCCGCCCTGGATGGGCGCGGCGCTCCAGCCCTGGGAGTGCCGTCGCGCGAGGAAGACTTCGTAGGTGAAGCCCCCGCCCCCGCCCACGTCGTACCAGAGATAGGCCACCGCCGGCTCGCCGTTCGCCTCGATGACGATGCCCGGCCGCCTCCCGCCCGCCGTGCCCAGCGTCTCCACCTGCCAGCCCGCGCCGCCCGGTGCGCCGCAGCGGTACGGGATGCCCGCTCCGCCGCAGGAGGAGGCCAGGGAGCACTGGCCGCATGACACCTGCCGTGTCGTGCCACAGGCATCCTGCACGCTGAGGGTGCCGCAGCCGGCCTCCTGCCTCGCGCAGAGGGCATCGTCGGACTCGGGCACGCAGCCGTGGGCCGGGCAGAAGCCGGCGGGCTGCACGACTTCGGTGGAGGCGAGGGCGGCGCCGGTGGGGCTCGTGCCGCTCGTCACGAGGACGCGCCCGTCCTCCAACTGGGTGGCCACGTGGGAGGTGCGCGCGGTGGACAGCGGCGCGGTGAGCGTCCACCTCTCCGTCTCCACGTCATACAGCTCCACCCAGGGGATGACCTTGCCGTCCGCGCCCACGCCGCCCGCCACCAGTACGCGGCCATCCGCGAGCACGGTCGCGGTGTGTCCGCTGCGCGCGACATTGAGGAAGCCCGTGTCGCGCCAGAGGCCCGTGGCCGGGTCGTACAGCTCCACGCTGGTGGAGCGCACCGCCGTGCCCGTGAAGAAGCCGCGCACGGAGGTGCCGCCAATGAGGAGGACGCGGCCGTCCTGCAGCCGCGCGAGTGCCGCCGCCGCGTGGGGACGGCGCGGCGCTCCGGTGTAGCTCCAGGTGTTGGTGACCGGGTCGTACAGCTCCGCGCTGCGAGCGGCCTGTCCATAGACGTCATCGGCGATGCCCGAGGTCACCATCACCCGCCCGTCCGCGAGCTGGACTCCCGCGGCCCGGTAGCGGCCCTCGCGCGAGGTGCTGTAGTTCCACTTCGCGGCGACGTCGTCGTACGTGTAGCTCAGCAGGACGCGGTCGCCGCCCTCGGTGATGCCACTGGCCACCAGGGCCTGCCCGTTGGCCAGCGGGAGGACGAGCGGCTGCAGGCGCGTCGTGATGCCACTGCCGGGCGTCCAGGTGGCCGTGGCAGGGTCGAAGCGTGCGTAGGCATTGTCCGCGTAGCCGGTGACGAGCACCTTCCCCGTGCCGAGCTGCGCGGCGCCCGGGAAGGAGTAGAAGCTGTTGCTCGCGCCCCCGGGCGTCGTCCCGCCGTCGGGGATGGAGCCCTGGGACGTCCAGGTGTTCGTGCCCGGATTGAAGGCTTCCGCCGTGCGCGTGGCTCCGCTGCCCGTCAGCCCGCCCGCGAGAAAGAGGCGCCCATCCGAGAGCATGGCCGCCGCCGGATGCGCGCGGGCGACCTGGAGCGAAGCGCCCACGCTCCAGCTGCCGCAGCCCAGCTCGGGGCCGCAGATGCCCGCCAGTCCACCGCCGCCGCAGCTCTGGGGGTCGTCGCACGTCCCGCACGAGCCGCCGCAACCATCGTCACCGCACTCCCGGCCGTCGCACTGGGGAGGGCAGGGCTGGCAGGCGTCGTTGGAGCAGCCGTACTGGCACGACTCGTAGAGGGAGGAGTACTGGCAGCCGCCGTCGCTACCGCAATAGCCAGGCAGGAACCACGTCACGATTGTCTTCGCGTCGTAGCAGCTCGGAGGCGGCGGGGACTCGCAGCGGACGCACCCCGCGTCACTCCCCCCATCCCTGCCTCCGTCGGTGCCCGCGTCCTGCGCGCCGCCATCGCTGCCCGCATCCCCCTGGCCGCCATCGCTGCCCGCATCCTGTGCGCCGGCGTCAAAGCCCGCGTCCGGGATGCCTCCATCGGCGCCGGCATCCGGCAGGCCGCCGTCGGTGCCTGCATCTCCGCCGGCATCCGGCGAGGGAATGGACGTCCCTGAGTCCGAGCCGGGAGGAACGTCCTCGGGGAGGTCGCTTCCGGAGCACGCGGCAAGGACAAGACAGACAGACAACCACCACCAGCGGAACATGAGCCGGAAACCTTTCGACGGGGCCTCGTTTGTATCCGAGACCCCGTCCTCTCACCAAACTCCTGGGGCCGCGCTCAAGCGCCCCGCGACGCGATGAGCGCGAGGTTGCGCGGGGACAGTCGCGGATCGAAGAGCTGGAGCAACTCGACCTGGAAGCCCAGCTCCGCCAGGAGGATGGCGCGATCGAGCAGGAGCACGACCTCCAACGCCCGCGCGAAGCGGTCCCTCAGCAGATGGCAGAGCAGGAGCTCCCGCGTCTCGGCGCGAACGGAGACCTCGAAGGCATCCAGCTCGGCGTCCGTCATGCCGGGCTCCAGGCCCAGGCGCTCCAGGCGGTCGCGCGCGTAGACGGCGAAGGGGCCGTCATAGAGCGTCCGGGGTGCGTCCCCTGCCCGCACGAAGCCGCGCTCGGGAAAGCGCTGTTTCGACAGGAGATCGAACGCGAAGCGCCACGCGTACACCTGCTTCATCCGCGCGAACTCCTCCTCGGTCTTGTGATGCCGTCCCCGCGTCGTCAGCGCCAGGGCATGCGGGGTGAAGGGCAGGGGATGCGCGGCGCCGAAGCGGGAGACAGGGTAATCCCGCGGGGCCTCCAGCTTGTCGTAGCAGCAGCCGACGTTCAGGACGAAGCCCGCCCCCTGGCTCTTGCGGAGCTGTGTGAGGGCGAGCGGCCCGCAGGTGTGCAGACCGATGGAGGCCCGGTCCCGGCCGGAGAAGAGCGGATCGATTCGCGGTTGGTCCCCGTCCTCGACGGAGGCCTGGATGAAATGCAGGGTGTCACCACCCAGGGGGCGGGTTTTCGTCAGCCATCGCCGGCCCTTGTCCTGCAACGCGGCGTCCCGGTCGATGCTGTGGAAGGTCCACCCGAACGTCCGCGCACAGAGGCGCGCGAGGTGTCCCATGCCGCCGCCGATATCGACCGCCTGGTGGATGAAGCGCGTTCTGGATGCGAGCAGGGCGAGCACCCGCTCGAGCTCATGGGTCTTCTTGGCGCTGAGTCCCTGCGTCTGGGCGACCGTCAGCGGGTGGATGCCCTCGTGCCAGGGCAGCGCCGTCAGTTCCTGGAGCGAGCCCAGGAGCGCGGACAGGGACGAGGGTGGGGCGCCCACGAGCACCCCCTGGTCCAGCTGGCGCTCGCCTGTTTCATCGAGCGACCGGGCATAGGCCCGCCAGTCCTCGGGAAAGGCGGCGGCGGACCCAGGCCAGCCCTGGAGGATGGATCGGGACCAGAGCGGGGACCAGGGGCGGAGCTGGTGCGTGAGCGCCTCGAGTCGCGCCTGGAAGTCCATGCCGGCGCATCCTACCCGGGCTTCCACGTGACACAGCGTCTGCGCGCTACAGGTCGCTCTCCTCGGTGAGCTGGTTGAACCGCAGCAGATAGGGAGGCACGGTGAGCACGGCTATACAAGGCATTGAGCATCCCCGCGCCCGTCACCGCCCGATTGACGCCGTTGATCAGCATGTTCACGCCGGGTGTGCTCATCCTCGTGTTCGTGGCCTACCAGTGGATGAAGCTGGAGTTCTTCCAGAGCGGAGCCATCCGGCTTCCGGAGGTGGTGGTATGGCGTGAGGGTGAGGCCCTCCGCGCCGGAGCGGACCGTGTACGTGGAGTGGCCGCCGCTCCACGCCCCGTTCTCCGGGCGCCAGGCGAAGTGCACCTGACGGATGATGGCGCCCACGTCGAAGGGCGCGCCCTCCGACCGCGGGGCGCGAACCTCCGGGACCGCCTCCGGTGGAGGCTCCGCCGCGGCGGGAGCCGGTGCGTCGCGAGTGCACGCCAGGGCCAGGGACAGCGCCAGCAGGCATCCGATACGGAAGGACACGGAGAGCAGGGGCGAGGCGGGAGCGCGCACGAGGCTTCTCGGAGAGCGAAGGCGAGGTGGACCGCGGGTTTCCGGGGGTGACGGAGCCACGCCGTCCAGACAGACAACGGTTGCGCCTCACTCAAGGGCCGTGAGGACGACCCACTGCACATCGCATGGCCGTGGGGGACGGGGGAAGAGGGCCTCCCGTGGCAAGGCAGCCCAGGAACGCGCCTTCCCTGGATGCCAGGAAAGACATACGGCCAGGGCGGGTCAGGTCCACCCCAATCCCAGACATCCACGCCGCGCCTGCGGTGGGCCTTCCGCATCGCGACGCTCTTCGTCCGCGAGGCCTTGCGCGTCCAAACCTGACACAGGGTTGTCCAAAGCCGGGGAGATGCTCACCTCCATTCTCGACGCGACACCGTCGAGCACCTGGAGGCGAACGTGAAACGTCCCGTGGAGGTGGTGCAGGCGTACTTCGATGCGTGGAGCGCGAAGGATGAGTCGATGCTGCGGGACACGCTCGCGCCCGACGTGGGCTTCGTCGGCGCGCTCGGCAAGGCGGAGGGCGCGGAGGCCTGCGTGAAGGGGCTCGTCAACGGGATGTGGAAGGTGTCGCCCCGGGTGACCGTGCTTCACCGCTTCGTGGACGGCGACGACGTGATGACCTGGTTCGAGATCCATCCCTCCGGGCACGAGCCCGTGCCAGTGGCGAACTGGAGCCATGTCGAGAACGGGCGCATCACCCGCATTCGCGTCACCTTCGACCCGCGCCCCTTGCTCGTCGGCCTGTAGGGCCCGCTGGCGATGGTTTCGCGGGACGAAATGCAAAAGAAATCGCGGTCCGGATTCCTCCAGGTGTGGGGGGCGCTCACAAGCCCTGGGAGGAAACTCGAATGGCGCCAGTCAGCGGAGCGGGGACGCGTCCCCGGACAGCGGTAGGTCAGGCGAACAACACCGGGGGGCCGAACCAGGTCAGTGACCCGGTGCAGAAGCCGCCGTCGGACGTCGAGGCGGCGCTGAAGGAGCTCGAGCAGAAGCTGGGCAAGATCTTCAAGCCCGACGCCGAAGCCCTAGCGGGCGGGAAGCTGCCGCCCCGGCCGGGACGTGAGCTGCCCGCGGCCGACAAGGCCCAGGCCGAGCGGGCCGTCTCCGACTTCCTCCTCAAGGTGGGACTGGACCAGGGAGAGAAGTACCTCCTGGGCCCCAAGGCCAACTCGCCCCAGGCCGCGGCCGTCCTCGGAACCCTCAAGAAGCTCGTCGGGTCGGAAGGGCTGAAGCTCAAGCTCGGGGACAAGGGTGACTTCACGCTCAAGGCGGAGCTCGGCAACTGGTTGCAGAAGGCCGACCCCAAAGGCAGCGCGTCCGTCAAACTCCAGCTCACGAAGAACACCGAGCTGACGGGCTCCGCCAACTTCAACCGGGACGGGTTCGACAAGGCGTCGGGCGGCGTCTCCTGGTCGAAGGACGGGACGAAGCTCACCGCCACGGGTGCCTTCAACAAGGATGGCTTCGAGCGGGTGTCCGGAGGCTTTGAACGGACGCAGGGACGCTTCACCACCACGGCGACCGGGACGCTCAACGCCCAGGGAGGCTTCAAGGCGGAAGGAGGCGTGACCTTCAAGAACCCTCAGGGCGTCTTCGGCCTCAAGGCCCTGCAGGACTTCCAGAACGGCTCCACGCGCGTCGAGGGCAGCCTGAAGCGCGGGACCACGAACCCCTTCGAGGTGACTTCGGGGGCCAGCCTGAAGAACGGAGTCCTCTCGAGCGTGGATGGGAAGTTCAAGTGGTCGCTCGACAAGGGCCGCCTCACCCTTCAGGGCAACGCGCTTCAAGACTTCATGAAGGGGACGAAGAAGCTCGAAGGGCAGGTCAGCTACAAGCCCGGGGCTGACACGAGCTTCTTCGCGGCGGCCTCGGCCGATTCGAAGAATGGCTTCGGCGTGCGCTTCGGCGCCGCGATCCGCTTCTAGCGTGCGAGGCCTGCCCCGTTTCGCAGGCAGGCCTCGCGCACCATGCGCGTTCCATCAATACCAGGTGGTGGCGGCC
This DNA window, taken from Corallococcus coralloides DSM 2259, encodes the following:
- a CDS encoding sugar-binding protein is translated as MRRGWTWGALALLSALCAGAPALAQEESAPRRLVEVESPDPLMGESVHRKDCRGAFCAWHVHQALGPCSTDYCANDALVITDREGRVLWEPDPRQDSIINRTTKDVRFIAERTLQVLDFMPPFHGRGYDSIAPAQDVGVDQSYVSRGVFRLSQDGRKVTRDLKAARLPAWMVSPRAPRPPPAPALPAGPRLLSPVPEASLAKAREICGDDHTVPLHHECHGDTCTLLVTRAGTDEGNCDGFVCPVVLKNGQVRSLAVDQDLSVFEEVTSTEYVFTSCDGPYGSRGSRVSFSRLRPDVMAFTPTQGLHVNGAEPYPVRQAATIKAARALAPTAHADTRIHIPWGSDAWRDERDLALAWQVMRVGEALWLHAKVDDDVVVPFTQNAAGRDSDHLELSVSPGSATFKLGVLLEPGGKLQVRRWQKWVETAMKEEDEAFDGAEGSWRRNRGGYEVDLRLPLTAVRAPQSPLRTGLSVFVSDADQAGKQETLMGHQGTLYFWSEYPPSVEEYRRAH
- a CDS encoding VOC family protein, coding for MSDENPSILSHVSIGTNDFARAVAFYDAVLTPLGCRRVLDFPNAVAYGRQFPEFWVQTPIDGKPATVGNGTHFCFIATSKQAVDAFHQAALKAGATDDGAPGPRPLYGPPYYGCFVRDPDGHKVEAHFWDTSLGGHEGA
- a CDS encoding tellurite resistance TerB family protein; translated protein: MTREYPQEQLLAFVQAMANVAASDGRITEEERQQLDEVVLNIGLSPRDPQVAALIEAEFQKPGRLADIVGKIEIRELRASLLRMLVEVACADGELATEERASVKEAATAFGYDAAVADELINWTLDSIKLDQRERDIMSKLL
- a CDS encoding Kelch repeat-containing protein; this translates as MFRWWWLSVCLVLAACSGSDLPEDVPPGSDSGTSIPSPDAGGDAGTDGGLPDAGADGGIPDAGFDAGAQDAGSDGGQGDAGSDGGAQDAGTDGGRDGGSDAGCVRCESPPPPSCYDAKTIVTWFLPGYCGSDGGCQYSSLYESCQYGCSNDACQPCPPQCDGRECGDDGCGGSCGTCDDPQSCGGGGLAGICGPELGCGSWSVGASLQVARAHPAAAMLSDGRLFLAGGLTGSGATRTAEAFNPGTNTWTSQGSIPDGGTTPGGASNSFYSFPGAAQLGTGKVLVTGYADNAYARFDPATATWTPGSGITTRLQPLVLPLANGQALVASGITEGGDRVLLSYTYDDVAAKWNYSTSREGRYRAAGVQLADGRVMVTSGIADDVYGQAARSAELYDPVTNTWSYTGAPRRPHAAAALARLQDGRVLLIGGTSVRGFFTGTAVRSTSVELYDPATGLWRDTGFLNVARSGHTATVLADGRVLVAGGVGADGKVIPWVELYDVETERWTLTAPLSTARTSHVATQLEDGRVLVTSGTSPTGAALASTEVVQPAGFCPAHGCVPESDDALCARQEAGCGTLSVQDACGTTRQVSCGQCSLASSCGGAGIPYRCGAPGGAGWQVETLGTAGGRRPGIVIEANGEPAVAYLWYDVGGGGGFTYEVFLARRHSQGWSAAPIQGGVLSSNVALARTSTGQLRAAATMRVYIYSSSNEVPTLLSWDAGRWRDEVAAPTYPVVNASQLAMGLGPTNEPLVCTIDLVNYFHTAELLCYARDDSGEWRRDRVDAPGSYGGAPSVAVGRDGIPHLAYYDMNKKALIHAVKGDTGWTLETVDASADVGRDASLALDAQGHPHIAYRDATNKDLKYARWTGSAWSLQQVDTADDVGGTPALALDAQGRPHISYEDLTRHNLKYARWSGTAWELTTVDASGVGGANSALTLDASGRAHIAYYGQDLRYARGP
- a CDS encoding methyltransferase yields the protein MDFQARLEALTHQLRPWSPLWSRSILQGWPGSAAAFPEDWRAYARSLDETGERQLDQGVLVGAPPSSLSALLGSLQELTALPWHEGIHPLTVAQTQGLSAKKTHELERVLALLASRTRFIHQAVDIGGGMGHLARLCARTFGWTFHSIDRDAALQDKGRRWLTKTRPLGGDTLHFIQASVEDGDQPRIDPLFSGRDRASIGLHTCGPLALTQLRKSQGAGFVLNVGCCYDKLEAPRDYPVSRFGAAHPLPFTPHALALTTRGRHHKTEEEFARMKQVYAWRFAFDLLSKQRFPERGFVRAGDAPRTLYDGPFAVYARDRLERLGLEPGMTDAELDAFEVSVRAETRELLLCHLLRDRFARALEVVLLLDRAILLAELGFQVELLQLFDPRLSPRNLALIASRGA
- a CDS encoding nuclear transport factor 2 family protein; the protein is MKRPVEVVQAYFDAWSAKDESMLRDTLAPDVGFVGALGKAEGAEACVKGLVNGMWKVSPRVTVLHRFVDGDDVMTWFEIHPSGHEPVPVANWSHVENGRITRIRVTFDPRPLLVGL